Genomic DNA from Halodesulfovibrio sp. MK-HDV:
TCTGTAGAAAAGGTTCTTAAAAATCTCCAAAGACTTTTAACTGCGAGAAGAGCCCGTTGAATATGTTTTCACGCGGCTTATGCTCCACCACCTTGAATTATAAAAAGGCTGTCCCTCTATATAGAAGGACAGCCTTTTTTGTTTTTAGAAAGGTAATGGTGCATAAGCCGCGAGGCAACGCAAAAAAAGTGTAGAAATCGCAGTTAAAAGTTTTAGGAGATTCTTAAGAAGCCCTTTTCCAAAAGGGTTCTTAAGCCGTCGGAGACATCCCGCTGATAAGCGCTGCCAGAGGCTCGTCGAAGATCTTCCAGAAGCAAACGTCCGCAGCTGTCACTAACGTTTAGGCTTTGCCGCGATATTTAAACAGAGTGCGGAGCACCTTGCGTGTGAACGGAGAGAAAACTTTTTCGCTCAGTATGGAACCGGCGACTTTCTTGTTAATTTCGCCGAGCGTCGGATACGGGTGGATGGCGCCTGCTAGGGTAGATAGCTTCACTTTGCCGCCAAGGATGGCGACCCATTCGTTAATGAGCTCACCTGCGTGTATTCCGACGATTTGAACGCCTATGACGCGCCCTTTGTTGTCTTGTAATAACTTGAGCTTGCCTTCTGGCTGGTTTTCAGCGAGCGCGCGATCGTTTGATGCAAACTCTTCTGTACGGACGGTGTATTCTATTTCTGCATCTTTTGCGCGTTTTTCATTGTAACCGATGGATGCGAGTTCGGGGTCGCAGTAGGTGACCCACGGTATGAGTGTGTAATCGGCTTTGCGCGGCATTTTGAACACAGCATTGGCGATGACAATGCCACCTTCGTATCCTGCGGCGTGAGTGAACTGGTACTTGCCGGTTATGTCACCAACTGCATAGATGTGCGGCACGTTTGTACGCATTTTCTCGTCAACAGGAATGCCCTTTTTAGAAAATTCAACGCCTGCATTCTCAAGATTAAGCGCATGTACTGAAGGTGTTCTGCCTAGAGCTACGAGCAAATTGTCACTGGTGACTTTTTGTGCTGGATGCTCTTTGGTTCCGTAATGAACGGAGATTTGATCACCGTCTTTGGTGATCTCTTCAATACTGCTGTTGGTTATGACGTTGATACCATCTTCGCGCAGGGATTGCTCGACAACTTCTGCCATGTCCGCGTCTTCTTTTGAAAGAATGTTGGCGGAGCGCTGGAGCAGGGTCACTTGAGACCCGAGCCGGTGTAGAGACTGTGCCATTTCCACGGCTATGGGGCCACCGCCGATTACTGTGAGCTTCGGCGGTAATGACTGTTGAAAAAAGACTGTTTCATTTGTGAGATATTCTACTTGATCCAACCCTTTGAACGGTGGTGCAGATGGCGTAGAGCCTGCTGCTATGACAATAATTTTGCCGGATATGTGCTCTGGTGTTCCACCGTCTTGCGGAGCAAGGGCGATTGTGTGCGCATCAGTAAAGGAAGCAATGCCGAAGCGCACAACTGCACCGAGGCTTTCAAAACGCTCAGGTGAATCATGTGGCTGGATTGTTTCTATGACAGATTTAATGTGCGCTGAAATTTTTGAGAAATCGACAGGGTCAAGCTTTGGAGCGGGAAGCCCGTAGCTTTCTGCTTTGGACATTTGATGGCGTACTTTGGCGCATTTTATGAGCGTCTTGCTTGGCACGCAACCGTAATGCAGGCAGTCGCCACCCATCTGTTTTTCTTTTTCGATAAGTAGAACTTTAACACCAAGTTGTGCAGCGCCGGACGCAATGGTTAATCCGGCTGCGCCGCTGCCGATGATGATGAGATCAAAATCGTATTCTGCCATGTTATTTGCTCTCTTTTATTTTGCGGATAAATTTTAAAAGATATTTCGCGATAAGAGGGAAAATTCCGAGAAGGGCAAAGGAGATTAAGTGGATAGGATGAAGGACGTCTGAAACATCATTAATAGTAGCAAGTTGTTTGCCTGCGTTAACAAATACAGCTGTGCCCGGTAGCATTCCCAGCTGTGATACCCAGAAGTATGTCCGTAGTGGCAGGCTTGTGATGCCCATGACTAAGTTTACTGCGAAGAATGGAAATATTGGCACAAGGCGCAACGTAAAGAGGTAAAATGCACCTTCCTTTTCTACGCCTTCATTGATTTTAGCGATTTTGCTGCCGAACGTATTTTGAACCCAGTCTTTCAGAATATAACGGGATGCAAAACAGGCGAGTGTTGCGCCGATAGTAGATGCAAATGAGACAGCAATAAGGGCTGTCCAGAACCCGAACAAGCCACCTGCGGCAAGCGTCATTATCGCTGCACCCGGTATGGATAAAGCTGTAACAAGGATATAGAGGAGGATGAATCCGCCTACTACGAGGAACATGTTTTCCCCATACAACATTCGGAACGCATCTTGTTTGGCCTTGACGTATTCAAGTGTGAGATAATCAGTGAGGTTGAAGTACCAGACTATCGCAAGTATTAACGCAATAGTCGTAACGATGCCGATCCGTTTTGCCTGAATTGCTGTCATGTTATTTTCCTTCGACTGTTGGGCGCGGGGTAGCTTTATGCGTGAGATGGTCTGCCCCGTATTGAGCAGCTCCCCATAGTCCGGCTTCTTCATTCTGGTTAAGTTTTATGGGAACATTGCAAAGCATGTTGTGATATTGCTCGCAGTCGCGGAACGACTTTTCAAACTCATTATGTTTAACAACTACAGGGTTTCCAGCAGCGATGCCACCTGTAATGTACAAACCGCCAAGTGCAAAAGTATCGAGCACAAAGTTATGACATATTCTGCCATAGAATCGCGAAAACCATTCCAGCACAACTGGATATTCAGAAAAGTGCGCTACCACTTTATGAGATGGCGCAATTTCGCCAGTGTGGAATTCAAAAAGATGAGCAAGGCCGGAGCCGGAAAGTATATAGTCTTGAATGACTTTTTCGCAGCCAAGTTTTGCACGTAGAAAATCTGCGTATTCCGCTTCCTCTTTGTTGGTAAACGGAAAAACACTGTGCCCGCCTTCGGACGGTACGGGCAGATATTTTCCGGTGCCGTTGGGAATAAGCAAAGATTTACCAAGACCGGTACCTGCCCCAAGAATTGCTATAGGGCAGTTTTGAACAGGATCTCCGGCAATTACCTCTATGGCGTCTTCAAAAGCAGGGGTAAATGTTGAGTAGGCTTGTGCAAGAAAGTCGTTAATCAACAGTGCATTGTTGCAGCACAGTTTTTTGGGCACTTCGTTGAGATCAATATCCCATGCAATGTTCGGTGGATCACATTTGAACCCGTCTATAACAGGGCCTGCAACGCCAAAGACGACCGCATCTGCTTTGCCCGGTTGTAGTTCAAAGTTGGAACTTGCCAATAATTCCAGTAAATGCACAAAACTATCCGCAGCACTTGTAGAAAGCCAAATGCTACGGTCATGACTTATCGTTTTTCCACGTACAGTAAATGCCGCGAAGCGGCTGTTTGTTCCGCCAATGTCAGCGGCTAATATGCGTTTCATAATGTTGTGCGCCTGATTTTAGCTGAATGTTTTCTGCTGTAGTATACGCGCCTGTGGGGAAATGAACTGTTATACAATGGAAAGTTGCGATTAAAAGTAATAACTACTCTCAATAACCCTGTAAAGGGCAAATAAAAAAGCGAACCTGCATGCAGGTTCGCTTTTTTATTTGTACTGTATAGAATTGCTAGTCTTGAGTTGCAATCCAGTCGGAAGCCTCTTTAAGGTCAAGAGTTCCGGTATAAATAGCCTTACCGGAGATAGCGCCTTCAAGGTTTGCTTCTTTTGTAAGCGGGTAGAGTGCCTTGATATCATCAAGTGTAGCTACGCCGCCTGCTGCGATAACCGGAACAGAAGAAGTCTGTACCAGCTTGGTAAGTGCAGGGAGGTTAACTCCGGTCTGCATACCATCGCGGTCAATGTCGGTGTAGATGATGAATGCTACGCCTTGCTCTTCCATGCGTGGAAGAACATCGTAGATTGTAAGGCCGCTGTCTTCTACCCAGCCTTTAGTTTTTAATATGCCGCCTTCTGCATCAAGAGACACGCCGATTTTACCCGGAAATGTTTTGCAGATAGAGCCGAACAGTTCTGGTTCGGTCAGTGCGATTGTTCCAATGATCAGACGGGAAACACCAGCATCAAGATATGCTTTAGCTGTTTCCAGATCACGAATACCACCGCCAAGCTGAACAGGCATATCAACACTGGAGCAAATATTTTTAATAAGCTCGCGGTTAACTGGTTCGCCGGAAAAAGCACCATCAAGATCAATTACATGGAGCCATTTACCGCCTTGTTCCTGCCATTTCTTTGCCATTGCTACCGGATCGGAGGAAAACACTGTTTCCTGATCGGCTTTACCCTGTTTAAGACGAACTGCTTGTCCGCCTTTAATGTCTACAGCAGGAAAAATTATCACAGACCGAGCTCCGTTATAGCCTGACGCATTCCTTCTTCAGCAAGTTGCTCAGCGGTGATCCATTGACCTTTGCGCTGGAACCATTTTTTAACGTTAAGAAGGTTGTTTGAAAGGCTTTCTTGGGTTTCTTCAAAATGAAAACGAGAGATAGAAGGCTCTTCAACATCAACACGTAATGCATAGAAGTCCATATTAACGCCAGCAGACTGGAATGCGCCGATTTCGCCACCTTCGCGAGGAGTCCAGTCAATTACTTGCGGGATAATAAGAACGTCTGTTTTCATACATATGCCAACCTGATTCCAGAACTTAAGCGCATTAAGTGGAGTCTCGCTGCGCTGTGCAGTGACAATTTCGTAACACTGCCGTGCAGCTGCACCTCTTGTGTATATGCGGCGAGTTTCTGTCCTCAAAATTTTTTCAAAATTAGCATCCAATTGATCCAGAGTTTCAGGGGAAACTTTGAACTGATCAGAAGGGATGTATCCAGCAAGCAGATCCCCAGTGTTGGTTGGCTGGGTAAACATGGCCAGACCCATAGCTAGTGGTGGTAGTTGGGCCGGTGCTTTTGTTTTTGCACAACCGGCAATCACGAACAAGCCAAGAAGGCAAATAATAAGTCCGGTATGACGAAGGTGTTTATGCATTAATCGAGACTCCCTTTGGTGCTGAGTAGTTGGTTTCGATCACAAGAAGCAGCCATACGCAATGCCAGTCCTAAGCCCTTGCATGCTGATTCGAGCAGGTGATGTCCATTTTTACCATAAAGGTAAGAAATGTGCATGTTTATTCTTGCACCATAGCTTACTGATTTAAAAAATTCGCGCCACAGGTCTGACTCATCTCCAGCAATAACAGGAGGCAGTAAGTCGTCGCCTCGGTAGACAAGGTAAGGGCGGCCGGAAATGTCGATGTTCACTTCAGATATTGATTCGTCCATTGGTACTTTAGCCATGCCGATGCGGTTGATGCCTTTTCGGTCACCAAGAGCTTCGCGGAGGGCATTACCAAAGCAGATGCCAATGTCTTCGAGTGTATGATGTGCATCAACGTGTAAATCTCCGTCACAATGAATATGGAGATCAAATCCGCCCCAGAATGCGATAAGAGTGAGCATGTGGTCGGCAAATCCCCAACCAGTTTTCACATCTGCATTGCTGGTTCCGTCCAGAGTAAGAGTAAGTGCTACTTTGGTCTCACTTGTGTCTCTTGTAATGGTTGCGGTACGTTGAGTCATACATTTACCTCAGGTTTAGTCAGTGGATGGTTAAAAGCCGGGCAAAAGCCCGGCCTGTAGTACACCTGAAAAGTGTTGAAGGAGTCTGTTAAGACTCAGCCACTGCTTCATCATCGTCTTCGCTATCGTCGCTTTCTTTCTCAGAACGGCGCTTTTTACCGAAGACAGCAGCGATGACAATTGAGATTTCATAAAGAATCATCAATGGTCCCGCCATAAGAAGCTGGGATACAACATCCGGTGGCGTAAGAAGAGCGGCCAGAACAAATGAGAATAGTATAGCAAACTTACGTGCTTTACGCATCATAGTTGCTGTAACAAGTCCTAATCTGCTCAGGAACAAGGCAAACAGCGGCATTTCGAACACAAGGCCGAAGGCGAAGATAAGCTTCATCGAGAAACTTAAATATTCGTTCAGCTTGAGCATAGCTTGAATGTTGCCAGTGTTGAAGCTCATGAAAAATTCAAAAGCAAACGGGAATACTACAAAGTAGGCAAATGCGCCGCCGCCGATAAAACAGGCAGCAGAGAAGAATGCGATTGGTACAATGTACTTGCGCTCTTCTTCGTAGAGTCCCGGTGCAATAAATGCCCAAATTTGATAGAAAATGTATGGACTGGAAACAAAAAAGCCTGCCAGTGCAGCTACTTTAAGGTAGGTCACAAACGCTTCGTGCGGCGCTGTGTAGATGAAAGAGCTTTGATCCGGCATTACAGCAACCATCGGCAGAACCAGATAGTCAAAAAGCTGCTCGGCAAAGCTGTAACAGGCAAGACAGCCGATGATGATAGCAAAGCTGATACGCTTTAAGCGCACACGCAGTTCATCAAGGTGCTGCAAGAGGGTCATAGCCTCTTCTTCCTCGTCTTCTTCGTCCTCATCTTCCATCGCGTCTATGCGATCAGTCAGAGTAACAGAATCGGAAGGTTCCTGTTCTTCTTCATTAGAATCACCGCCGTCCGAGGCAGCTTGTGCCTCGGACGCGGTGTTATCTATATCTTCATCGTCGTGATCTTCAATGCGATCAGGACGAGGACCGTCTGAGAAGTTCATCTCAGCAGAAGGGTCAGAATCATCGCTTCCTTCTTCGCGCACATCAGAATCATCAATCTTACTGGAAGACTCATCGTTTTCATTGTGCTCGTTGCTGGAAGCAGTTTCGTCTGCTTCAGAAGGCTGAGCGTCATCTTTTTTATCAACGCTCATTACGCCTGTTCCTTCTCGGTCTTCTTGTCAGCATTTTCAGCTATTGGCTGTGCTTCTGCATTATCAGGAGCTACTGCAAGGTTTCCGGTAGAGTCCGGAGTTGATGGCTCAGTAGCCGGTTCAGTAGCCGGTTCAGGAGCAGGTGCTGCTTCTACTTTAGAGTTTTCTTCACCGAAAATTTTCTTTTCAGCAACTTTTTTCTCTTTTGCGTGGTCATCTAAAGCGATTTCAGTGTTGATAGTACGCTGAAAGTCTGTAGATACACGACGAAATTCCGCAAGACCTTTCCCAAGTGTACGAGCCACTTTTGGCAAACTCTTAGGACCCAGCACAATAAGTGCTACAACAAGAATAACCAGTATTTCAGTAGTACCGATTCCAAACATGCAGTCACGCCCAATTAGCTAAGGTTGGCTTATTCCCACTCGATAGTGCTCGGTGGCTTGGATGAGATGTCATATACAACGCGGTTGATGCCATTAACTTCATTGATGATACGGCTGGAAATTTTTTCCAGAAGTTCAGAAGGAAGGCGTGCCCAATCCGCTGTCATAGCATCTACACTATCCACAATTCGAAGGGCAATAACGTTTTCATAGGTTCTGTCGTCGCCCATAACCCCAACAGTCTTAAGCGGCAGCAGAACAGCAAAGCCCTGCCACACTTTGCGATACCATCCGGATGCAGTCAACTCGTTCTGTACGATTTTGTCTGCTTTTCTCAAAATAGTGAGACGTTCATCGGTGATTTCACCGATAATGCGGATGGCAAGGCCTGGACCAGGGAAAGGCTGACGCCAAACTACGGAATCAGGCATGCCGAGTTCGATAGCAACTTTACGTACTTCATCTTTGAAAAGCTCGCGAAGCGGCTCGATGAGTTTAAGTTCCATATCTTCAGGCAGGCCGCCAACGTTGTGATGGCTTTTGATTACTGCAGAAGGGCCTTTGTGAGAGATAGATTCGATTACGTCAGGGTAGAGTGTACCCTGTGCAAGGAATTTAACGTTATCGATGCGAGTTGCTTCTTCATCAAATACTTCGATGAATTCGTAACCGATGAGTTTACGTTTTTTCTCAGGATCTTCAACGCCTACAAGTTTAGACAAGAAGCGTTCGCGTGCGTCAACAACAGTGAGGTTGAGGTCGAAGTGTTCGCGCAGGTAGCTGGAAACTTCTTCAACTTCGTTCTGACGCATGAGGCCGTTGTCAACAAAGATGCAGTGGAGACGGTGACCGATTGCTTTGTTCAGAAGAACAGCAACAACGGTAGAGTCAATGCCGCCGGAGAGGCCACAAACTACTTTGCCTTCAGGGCCAACAGTGTCCTGACAATCTTTGATAACAGAATCAATAAAGCCGGACATAGTCCAGTCTGGTTTGATGCCTGCGATCTTGAAGAGGAAGTTGTTGATCATGATGTCGCCACCTTCGGAGTGATGTACTTCCGGGTGGTACTGAAGCGCGTAGATGTTTTTCTCAGCGCATGCCATTGCTGCAACTTCGAGGGTTTCGGTAGAACCGATAACTTCGAAGCAAGGCGGAACAGCTTTAACCTGATCGCCGTGAGACATCCATACACGTAAGGATTCTTCACGGTTGAGGTCAGCAAAGAGAGGGCAGTCTGCAGTCATGTTGAAATCTGCTGGGCCGTATTCACGGGTTTCAGAGCTTGCAAGCTGGCCACCCATGTTTTGAGCGAGCAACTGCATGCCGTAGCAGATACCGAGTACTGGTACGCCGAGTTCAAGCAGACCCATATCAAGAGTAGGAGCGTCAACGTCGCCTACGCTTGAAGGACCACCGGAAAGAATCACAGCGGAAGGATTCATTGCTTTGACTTCT
This window encodes:
- the guaA gene encoding glutamine-hydrolyzing GMP synthase — protein: MDALSKVIIVDYGSQFTQLIARRVREAGVYSEIHPCIVTAEEVKAMNPSAVILSGGPSSVGDVDAPTLDMGLLELGVPVLGICYGMQLLAQNMGGQLASSETREYGPADFNMTADCPLFADLNREESLRVWMSHGDQVKAVPPCFEVIGSTETLEVAAMACAEKNIYALQYHPEVHHSEGGDIMINNFLFKIAGIKPDWTMSGFIDSVIKDCQDTVGPEGKVVCGLSGGIDSTVVAVLLNKAIGHRLHCIFVDNGLMRQNEVEEVSSYLREHFDLNLTVVDARERFLSKLVGVEDPEKKRKLIGYEFIEVFDEEATRIDNVKFLAQGTLYPDVIESISHKGPSAVIKSHHNVGGLPEDMELKLIEPLRELFKDEVRKVAIELGMPDSVVWRQPFPGPGLAIRIIGEITDERLTILRKADKIVQNELTASGWYRKVWQGFAVLLPLKTVGVMGDDRTYENVIALRIVDSVDAMTADWARLPSELLEKISSRIINEVNGINRVVYDISSKPPSTIEWE
- a CDS encoding NAD(P)/FAD-dependent oxidoreductase produces the protein MAEYDFDLIIIGSGAAGLTIASGAAQLGVKVLLIEKEKQMGGDCLHYGCVPSKTLIKCAKVRHQMSKAESYGLPAPKLDPVDFSKISAHIKSVIETIQPHDSPERFESLGAVVRFGIASFTDAHTIALAPQDGGTPEHISGKIIVIAAGSTPSAPPFKGLDQVEYLTNETVFFQQSLPPKLTVIGGGPIAVEMAQSLHRLGSQVTLLQRSANILSKEDADMAEVVEQSLREDGINVITNSSIEEITKDGDQISVHYGTKEHPAQKVTSDNLLVALGRTPSVHALNLENAGVEFSKKGIPVDEKMRTNVPHIYAVGDITGKYQFTHAAGYEGGIVIANAVFKMPRKADYTLIPWVTYCDPELASIGYNEKRAKDAEIEYTVRTEEFASNDRALAENQPEGKLKLLQDNKGRVIGVQIVGIHAGELINEWVAILGGKVKLSTLAGAIHPYPTLGEINKKVAGSILSEKVFSPFTRKVLRTLFKYRGKA
- the hisB gene encoding imidazoleglycerol-phosphate dehydratase HisB, which translates into the protein MTQRTATITRDTSETKVALTLTLDGTSNADVKTGWGFADHMLTLIAFWGGFDLHIHCDGDLHVDAHHTLEDIGICFGNALREALGDRKGINRIGMAKVPMDESISEVNIDISGRPYLVYRGDDLLPPVIAGDESDLWREFFKSVSYGARINMHISYLYGKNGHHLLESACKGLGLALRMAASCDRNQLLSTKGSLD
- a CDS encoding glucokinase, whose protein sequence is MKRILAADIGGTNSRFAAFTVRGKTISHDRSIWLSTSAADSFVHLLELLASSNFELQPGKADAVVFGVAGPVIDGFKCDPPNIAWDIDLNEVPKKLCCNNALLINDFLAQAYSTFTPAFEDAIEVIAGDPVQNCPIAILGAGTGLGKSLLIPNGTGKYLPVPSEGGHSVFPFTNKEEAEYADFLRAKLGCEKVIQDYILSGSGLAHLFEFHTGEIAPSHKVVAHFSEYPVVLEWFSRFYGRICHNFVLDTFALGGLYITGGIAAGNPVVVKHNEFEKSFRDCEQYHNMLCNVPIKLNQNEEAGLWGAAQYGADHLTHKATPRPTVEGK
- the tatB gene encoding Sec-independent protein translocase protein TatB, with protein sequence MFGIGTTEILVILVVALIVLGPKSLPKVARTLGKGLAEFRRVSTDFQRTINTEIALDDHAKEKKVAEKKIFGEENSKVEAAPAPEPATEPATEPSTPDSTGNLAVAPDNAEAQPIAENADKKTEKEQA
- the tatC gene encoding twin-arginine translocase subunit TatC — translated: MSVDKKDDAQPSEADETASSNEHNENDESSSKIDDSDVREEGSDDSDPSAEMNFSDGPRPDRIEDHDDEDIDNTASEAQAASDGGDSNEEEQEPSDSVTLTDRIDAMEDEDEEDEEEEAMTLLQHLDELRVRLKRISFAIIIGCLACYSFAEQLFDYLVLPMVAVMPDQSSFIYTAPHEAFVTYLKVAALAGFFVSSPYIFYQIWAFIAPGLYEEERKYIVPIAFFSAACFIGGGAFAYFVVFPFAFEFFMSFNTGNIQAMLKLNEYLSFSMKLIFAFGLVFEMPLFALFLSRLGLVTATMMRKARKFAILFSFVLAALLTPPDVVSQLLMAGPLMILYEISIVIAAVFGKKRRSEKESDDSEDDDEAVAES
- a CDS encoding TVP38/TMEM64 family protein — encoded protein: MTAIQAKRIGIVTTIALILAIVWYFNLTDYLTLEYVKAKQDAFRMLYGENMFLVVGGFILLYILVTALSIPGAAIMTLAAGGLFGFWTALIAVSFASTIGATLACFASRYILKDWVQNTFGSKIAKINEGVEKEGAFYLFTLRLVPIFPFFAVNLVMGITSLPLRTYFWVSQLGMLPGTAVFVNAGKQLATINDVSDVLHPIHLISFALLGIFPLIAKYLLKFIRKIKESK
- the hisA gene encoding 1-(5-phosphoribosyl)-5-[(5-phosphoribosylamino)methylideneamino]imidazole-4-carboxamide isomerase translates to MIIFPAVDIKGGQAVRLKQGKADQETVFSSDPVAMAKKWQEQGGKWLHVIDLDGAFSGEPVNRELIKNICSSVDMPVQLGGGIRDLETAKAYLDAGVSRLIIGTIALTEPELFGSICKTFPGKIGVSLDAEGGILKTKGWVEDSGLTIYDVLPRMEEQGVAFIIYTDIDRDGMQTGVNLPALTKLVQTSSVPVIAAGGVATLDDIKALYPLTKEANLEGAISGKAIYTGTLDLKEASDWIATQD